A DNA window from Camelina sativa cultivar DH55 chromosome 13, Cs, whole genome shotgun sequence contains the following coding sequences:
- the LOC104735727 gene encoding uncharacterized protein LOC104735727, translating to MRAIQTHVIAFCMLLVIIVTSSTRAQKSPHVRDNHELSVAIEEMEKADYFSFVMLINMLQSVNPRLLANVTFLMPKDKTLSKSNIIQQDSVSEFLLRHSIPSPLLFEHLNLIPNGSMVPSSLPHYALKISNGGRSNYFLNNVKIISRNICSLGSIKCHGIDGILQSSSTIYDDSPQNNHTSPFISCPSSRNSSDHNSHNISNDHNNDQNSTRPAYTLTAPPPASSTHPLPKSDSPSTPQGSMLTLLVIFIPVVLKCNAHGADNTSVIIVFSLL from the coding sequence atgagagctATTCAAACTCATGTGATAGCCTTCTGCATGTTGTTAGTCATCATCGTAACATCATCAACAAGAGCCCAAAAGAGTCCTCATGTGCGGGACAACCATGAGCTTTCTGTAGCCATCGAAGAAATGGAGAAAGCAGATTACTTCTCTTTTGTGATGCTCATTAACATGTTACAATCCGTAAACCCTCGATTACTAGCCAATGTCACATTCTTGATGCCAAAGGATAAAACCCTTTCCAAGTCAAACATTATTCAACAAGATTCGGTTTCCGAGTTCTTGCTTCGCCACTCGAtcccttctcctcttcttttcgAGCACCTCAATCTCATCCCCAATGGCTCCATGGTTCCTTCCTCTTTACCACATTACGCCCTCAAGATCTCCAATGGTGGAAGATCAAACTACTTCCTCAACAATGTCAAGATTATAAGCCGCAACATATGTAGCTTAGGGTCTATCAAATGTCATGGAATCGACGGCATACTACAATCTTCAAGTACTATCTATGATGATTCTCCTCAAAATAATCATACGTCACCCTTCATTTCTTGTCCTAGCAGTCGCAACAGTAGTGACCACAACAGTCATAACATTAGTAATGATCACAATAATGATCAAAATAGTACTCGTCCTGCTTACACCCTTACCGCCCCTCCTCCAGCCAGCAGTACGCACCCCCTACCAAAATCAGATTCTCCTAGCACCCCTCAGGGGTCAATGTTGACTTTACTCGTTATTTTTATCCCCGTGGTATTAAAATGCAATGCACATGGCGCGGATAACACCTCTGTAATAATAGTATTCTCTTTGTTATAG
- the LOC104735729 gene encoding ATPase family AAA domain-containing protein 3-A-like has protein sequence MAQKCVMGVISALAASASLAPSKFAAADGPFTFSGFSSTSPSPSIPQQQGSTPPAASESGKEPSVAGEESDAPPRVRNNNPRTTSAGFDPEALERGAKALKGINNSAHAKKVFESIKTQEETRQAEFTAKAQEFKALQSQAEAERQRVIYEEQKKLAQHQAQTKSQMARYEDELARKRMQAENEAQRTRNQELVKMQEDSAIRREVARRATEEEIQAQRRQTEREKAEIERETIRVKAMAEAEGRARESKLSEDVNRRMLVDRANAEREKWVSAINTTFDHIGGGLRTILTDQNKLVVAVGGLTALAAGIYTTREGAKVIWSYVDRILGQPSLIRESSRGKYPWSGSVSRAFSTLRGGAKESTSKSGEGFGDVILHQSLQKRIEQLANATANTKAHQAPFRNMLFYGPPGTGKTMAARELARKSGLDYALMTGGDVAPLGAQAVTKIHQLFDWSKKSKRGLLLFIDEADAFLCERNKTYMSEAQRSALNALLFRTGDQSKDIVLALATNRPGDLDSAVSDRIDETLEFPLPGEEERYKLLNLYLDKYISKVNLKKPGLLQSLFKKEQQKIEIKGITEDLLKEAAAKTKGFSGREIAKLMASVQAAVYGSANCLLDAERFREVIDYKVAEHQQRKKLAGTDTVSKK, from the exons ATGGCACAGAAATGTGTGATGGGTGTGATCTCAGCCCTAGCTGCCTCCGCTTCTCTCGCGCCGTCGAAATTCGCCGCTGCTGATGGACCTTTCACCTTCTCTGGCTTCTCATCAACTTCTCCGTCTCCTTCGATTCCTCAGCAGCAAGGTTCTACTCCGCCGGCGGCTTCGGAATCTGGGAAAGAACCGTCTGTTGCCGGCGAAGAATCTGATGCTCCTCCACGGGTTCGAAACAATAATCCGAGAACGACTTCGGCTGGGTTTGATCCTGAAGCGTTGGAGCGTGGAGCTAAGGCCTTGAAAGGGATTAACAACTCAGCTCATGCTAAAAAG GTATTTGAAAGTATTAAGACACAAGAAGAGACGAGGCAAGCTGAGTTTACTGCTAAGGCGCAAGAGTTTAAAGCTTTGCAATCCCAAGCTGAAGCT GAGAGGCAAAGGGTGATATACGAGGAACAGAAGAAACTTGCTCAGCACCAAGCACAAACAAAATCACAGATGGCCCGCTATGAAGATGAGTTAGCAAGAAAAAGGATGCAG GCTGAGAATGAGGCACAGagaacaagaaatcaagaactTGTGAAAATGCAAGAAGACTCAGCAATTAGGCGGGAAGTAGCTCGACGAGCTACTGAGGAGGAGATTCAAGCACAGAGACGACAAACAGAGAGGGAGAAAGCTGAGATTGAACGTGAGACAATCAGGGTCAAAGCAATGGCAGAAGCTGAAGGGAGAGCCCGTGAATCGAAGCTTTCGGAAGATGTAAACAGGAGAATGCTTGTTGATCGTGCAAATGCAGAACGAGAGAAATGGGTGTCTGCCATAAATACTACATTCGACCATATTGGAG GGGGCTTGCGTACCATTCTAACGGATCAAAATAAGCTGGTTGTTGCTGTTGGAGGTCTCACCGCTCTTGCAGCTGGGATCTACACAACAAG AGAAGGTGCCAAGGTTATCTGGAGCTACGTGGATAGAATATTAGGACAACCTTCTCTAATTAGAGAATCATCGAGAGGAAAGTACCCTTGGTCTGGTTCGGTTTCTCGTGCCTTTTCCACGTTGCGGGGTGGTGCTAAGGAGTCTACATCCAAAAGCGGCGAAGGGTTTGGTGATGTCATCTTGCATCAATCTCTTCAGAAGAGAATCGAACAGCTAGCTAATGCAACTGCCAACACAAAAGCCCACCAAGCACCTTTCCGAAATATGCTTTTCTACGGTCCACCAGGAACAGGGAAGACAATGGCTGCGCGAGAACTGGCTCGTAAATCT GGTCTAGATTATGCGTTGATGACGGGTGGAGATGTTGCTCCACTTGGAGCTCAGGCTGTTACAAAGATACACCAACTGTTCGACTGGTCCAAAAAATCTAAGAGAGGTTTGTTGCTCTTCATCGATGAAGCCGATGCCTTTCTGTGCGA ACGGAATAAAACATACATGAGCGAAGCGCAAAGGAGTGCACTAAATGCACTTCTCTTCCGCACGGGTGACCAGTCCAAAGATATAGTCCTAGCGCTTGCCACAAACAGACCTGGTGATCTAGACTCTGCAGTGTCTGACCGTATCGATGAGACTCTTGAGTTTCCCTTGCCTGGAGAAGAAGAGCGCTACAAGCTTCTAAACCTCTACCTAGACAAGTACATATCTAAGGTTAATCTAAAAAAACCGGGTTTGCTCCAAAGCCTTTTCAAAAAAGAGCAGCAGAAGATTGAGATAAAAGGCATTACCGAGGATCTTCTGAAGGAGGCTGCCGCCAAAACAAAAGGGTTTTCTGGTCGAGAAATCGCGAAATTGATGGCGAGCGTTCAAGCTGCTGTGTATGGAAGCGCAAACTGCTTATTGGACGCAGAGCGTTTCAGAGAGGTCATTGATTACAAAGTCGCGGAGCAtcaacagagaaaaaaactagCTGGAACCGATACAGTTAGCAAgaaatga
- the LOC104735728 gene encoding centromere protein V-like: MESELTLHEGGCHCGKIKWRVKASTSVVAWSCNCTDCSMRGNVHFIVPSSNFELLDDSSDFITTYTFGTHTAKHTFCKVCGITSFYIPRSNPDGVAVTVKCVKSGTLDHVEVKSYDGQNWEMSHKKTGIASFSKE, from the coding sequence ATGGAATCAGAACTGACACTTCATGAAGGTGGGTGCCATTGTGGAAAAATCAAATGGAGAGTCAAAGCGTCGACGAGTGTAGTGGCTTGGAGCTGCAACTGCACAGATTGTTCAATGAGAGGCAATGTTCATTTCATTGTTCCTTCAAGCAACTTTGAGCTTCTTGATGATTCCAGTGACTTCATTACTACTTACACTTTTGGGACTCACACGGCCAAGCATACTTTCTGCAAGGTCTGTGGGATCACGTCGTTTTACATCCCAAGGTCTAACCCCGATGGAGTCGCTGTCACGGTTAAGTGTGTCAAGTCGGGGACACTGGATCATGTTGAGGTTAAAAGCTATGATGGTCAGAACTGGGAAATGTCCCACAAAAAGACCGGTATTGCCTCGTTTTCCAAAGAGTGA
- the LOC104735730 gene encoding uncharacterized protein LOC104735730 gives MASEEAKDPWKGEEWGIENQKEKKKKPNGGGVKTVTRARKQMPRGLEEKYEAYFLPRKPWPRALAYYGSFILGGIGAGMVIEAWINKKVKEDGGVIWEFDK, from the coding sequence atggcaAGTGAAGAAGCGAAGGATCCATGGAAAGGAGAAGAATGGGGGATTGAgaatcagaaggagaagaagaagaagccaaatggTGGTGGTGTGAAAACGGTGACGAGAGCGAGAAAACAAATGCCGAGAGGACTTGAAGAGAAATACGAAGCTTACTTCCTCCCGAGAAAGCCATGGCCGAGGGCTCTTGCCTACTACGGAAGTTTCATCCTCGGTGGGATTGGTGCTGGGATGGTTATCGAAGCTTGGATCAACAAAAAAGTCAAAGAAGATGGAGGAGTCATTTGGGAATTCGACAAATAA
- the LOC104735734 gene encoding NADP-dependent alkenal double bond reductase P1-like, translated as MATVINKQVLLRDYVTGFANESDLVITSTNVDLRVPKGSMTVLVKNLFLSCDPYMRNRMRKPDPLSPATAQSFTPGMPISGLGVSKVIDSGHPDYREGDLLWGAVGWEEYSVITPIPNLHFKIHHTNFPLSYYTGLLGMPGMTAYVGFYEICSPKKGETVFVSAASGAVGQLVGQFAKMMGCYVVGSAGSKEKVDLLRNKFGFDDAFNYKEEHNLVATLKRQVKILLHPQNKIKVIAFSMSIKPIKRFSLFSRCFPQGIDIYFENVGGKMLDAVILNMRPHGRIAACGMISQYNLQNPEGVYGLSLITYKRIRIEGFNCFDYFHKYSEFLEFVVPYVREGKITYVEDVAEGLESAPAALVGLFHGKNVGKQLVVVSRDLE; from the exons ATGGCGACGGTGATAAACAAGCAAGTCTTATTACGTGATTACGTTACCGGTTTCGCAAACGAATCCGACCTTGTAATCACATCCACCAACGTCGATCTTAGGGTGCCAAAGGGATCTATGACGGTTTTGGTGAAGAATCTCTTCTTGTCTTGCGATCCTTACATGCGAAATCGTATGAGAAAGCCTGATCCTTTGAGCCCTGCTACAGCTCAGTCCTTCACTCCCGGCATG CCAATCTCAGGGCTTGGAGTGTCTAAAGTGATAGATTCAGGGCACCCTGATTACAGAGAAGGTGACTTACTCTGGGGAGCAGTTGGATGGGAAGAGTACAGTGTTATTACCCCAATTCCTAATCTTCACTTCAAGATCCATCATACCAATTTTCCCTTATCTTACTACACCGGACTTCTTG GTATGCCTGGTATGACCGCATACGTTGGCTTTTATGAGATCTGTTCTCCTAAGAAAGGAGAGACCGTGTTTGTGTCAGCTGCATCTGGTGCGGTTGGTCAGCTTGTTGGACAATTTGCTAAGATGATGggttgttatgttgttggaagTGCCGGTAGCAAAGAAAAG GTTGATCTCCTCAGGAACAAGTTCGGATTCGATGATGCCTTCAACTACAAGGAAGAGCATAATCTAGTTGCTACTTTAAAGAGGCAAGTAAAGATTTTGTTACATCCACAAAATAAGATCAAAGTAATAGCATTTAGTATGTCAATTAAACCTATTaaaagattctctcttttttctagGTGTTTCCCTCAAGGCATTGACATATACTTTGAGAACGTTGGAGGCAAAATGCTTGACGCAGTGATCCTAAACATGAGACCACACGGACGTATAGCTGCATGTGGGATGATCTCGCAGTACAATCTACAGAATCCGGAAGGCGTATACGGCCTCTCGCTCATCACATACAAACGCATCCGTATTGAAGGGTTTAACTGTTTTGATTACTTCCACAAGTACTCAGAATTCTTGGAGTTTGTGGTTCCGTATGTAAGAGAAGGGAAGATAACGTATGTGGAAGATGTTGCTGAAGGGTTAGAGAGTGCTCCTGCTGCTCTCGTTGGACTCTTTCACGGTAAGAACGTTGGGAAACAACTTGTCGTGGTTTCTCGTGATcttgaatga
- the LOC104735733 gene encoding NADP-dependent alkenal double bond reductase P1-like, with translation MTATNKQVIFKDYVSAFPKESDFDFTTTTVETSVPESSNSVLVKNLYLSCDPYMRIRMGKPDPSSAALAQAYAPGQPINGYGVSRVMESAHPDYKKGDLLWGFVGWEEYSVITPMTHVHFKIQHTDVPLSYYTGLLGMPGMTAYVGFYEICSPKKGETVYVSAASGAVGQLVGQFAKMMGCYVVGSAGSKKKVDLLKTKFGFDEAFNYKEEPDLSAALKRCFPKGIDIYFENVGGKMLDAVLLNMNVKGRIAVCGMISQYNLENQEGVHNLSNIIYKRIRIQGFVVSDFYDKYSKFLEFVLPHIKDGKITYVEDVADGLEKGPEALVGLFHGKNVGKQVVVVARE, from the exons ATGACGGCGACGAACAAGCAAGTAATATTCAAAGACTACGTGAGTGCTTTCCCTAAGGAATCTGATTTCGATTTCACTACCACCACCGTCGAAACTAGTGTTCCCGAAAGTTCTAACTCGGTTCTGGTTAAGAATCTCTACTTGTCATGCGATCCTTACATGCGTATTCGTATGGGGAAACCTGATCCCTCCTCTGCTGCTCTTGCTCAAGCTTACGCTCCCGGTCAG CCAATCAATGGGTATGGAGTGTCTAGAGTGATGGAATCTGCTCATCCGGATTACAAAAAAGGAGACTTGCTTTGGGGATTTGTTGGGTGGGAGGAGTACAGTGTTATCACTCCAATGACTCACGTGCATTTCAAGATCCAACATACCGATGTTCCATTATCTTACTACACTGGACTTCTCG GTATGCCTGGCATGACCGCATATGTTGGTTTTTATGAGATCTGTTCTCCAAAGAAAGGAGAGACAGTTTATGTCTCAGCTGCATCTGGTGCGGTTGGTCAGCTTGTGGGTCAATTTGCTAAGATGATGGGTTGTTATGTTGTTGGGAGTGCAGGAAgcaaaaaaaag GTTGATCTGCTCAAGACCAAGTTTGGGTTTGATGAGGCATTTAACTACAAGGAAGAACCAGACCTTAGTGCTGCCCTGAAAAG GTGTTTTCCCAAAGGCATCGACATATACTTTGAGAACGTAGGAGGCAAAATGCTGGATGCAGTGCTCTTGAACATGAACGTGAAAGGGCGTATCGCTGTCTGCGGAATGATCTCACAGTACAATCTTGAGAACCAGGAAGGTGTACACAACCTATCCAACATAATCTACAAACGAATCCGCATTCAAGGCTTTGTAGTGTCTGATTTCTATGACAAATACTCGAAGTTCCTGGAGTTTGTGCTTCCACACATAAAAGATGGGAAGATCACGTACGTAGAAGATGTAGCTGATGGGCTCGAGAAAGGTCCTGAAGCTCTTGTGGGACTCTTCCATGGTAAGAATGTTGGGAAACAAGTTGTGGTTGTTGCTCGTGAgtga
- the LOC104735732 gene encoding NADP-dependent alkenal double bond reductase P2, with protein MTATNNKQVTLRDYVSGFPKESDFDFTTSTVELRVPEGSNSVLVKNLYLSCDPYMRTRMGEPKPSTALAQAYTLGKPIYGYGVSRVIESGHPDYKKGDLLWGIVGWEEYSVITPAPHMHFKIQHTDVPLSYYTGLLGMPGMTAYAGFYEICSPKEGETVYVSAASGAVGQLVGQFAKMMGCYVVGSAGSKDKVDLLKTKFGFDDAFNYKEEPDLSAALKRCFPKGIDIYFENVGGKMLDAVLLNMNVHGRIAVCGMISQYNLENQEGVHNLSNIIYKRIRIQGFAVFDFYDKYSKFLEFVLPHIKEGKITYIEDVADGLEKGPEALVGLFHGKNVGKQVVVVARE; from the exons CCACCGTCGAACTTAGGGTTCCCGAAGGTTCTAACTCTGTTCTTGTCAAGAATCTCTACTTGTCATGCGATCCTTACATGCGTACTCGCATGGGCGAACCTAAACCCTCCACTGCTCTTGCTCAAGCCTATACCCTCGGCAAG CCAATCTATGGGTATGGAGTGTCTAGAGTGATAGAATCTGGACATCCAGATTACAAAAAAGGTGATTTACTTTGGGGTATTGTTGGATGGGAGGAGTACAGTGTTATCACTCCAGCTCCTCACATGCATTTCAAGATCCAACATACTGATGTTCCATTATCTTACTACACTGGACTTCTCG GTATGCCTGGTATGACTGCTTATGCTGGGTTTTATGAAATCTGTTCTCCAAAGGAAGGAGAGACAGTTTATGTCTCAGCTGCATCTGGTGCGGTTGGTCAGCTTGTGGGACAATTTGCTAAGATGATGGGCTGTTATGTTGTTGGAAGCGCCGGTAGCAAAGATAAG GTTGATCTCCTAAAGACCAAGTTTGGGTTTGATGATGCATTTAACTACAAGGAAGAACCAGACCTTAGTGCCGCTCTGAAAAG gTGTTTCCCTAAGGGCATTGACATATACTTTGAGAACGTAGGAGGCAAAATGCTAGACGCAGTGCTCTTAAACATGAACGTGCACGGACGTATCGCTGTCTGTGGAATGATCTCACAGTACAATCTTGAGAACCAGGAAGGTGTACACAACCTATCCAACATAATATACAAACGAATCCGTATTCAAGGCTTTGCCGTGTTTGATTTCTATGATAAATACTCAAAGTTCTTGGAGTTTGTGCTTCCTCACATAAAAGAAGGAAAGATCACGTACATAGAAGATGTAGCTGATGGACTGGAGAAAGGTCCTGAAGCTCTTGTGGGACTCTTCCATGGTAAGAACGTTGGAAAACAAGTTGTGGTTGTTGCTCGTGAGTAA